In one Trichlorobacter lovleyi SZ genomic region, the following are encoded:
- a CDS encoding NADP-dependent isocitrate dehydrogenase, translating into MATESAKIIWSKIDEAPALATYSLLPIVNAFTKAAGVVVETRDISVAGRIIANFPDYLTPEQRMPDYLAELGELTQKPEANIIKLPNVSASIPQLKAAIKELQEQGYKLPDYPEEPKTDAEKELHARYAKCLGSAVNPVLREGNSDRRSAKAVKEYAKKHPHKMGAWSADSKTHVSWMESSDFYENEKSVTMEKAGNVKIEFVDKAGNVTVLKEKLALQAGEILDGTFMSAKALRKFIQEQIDDAKAKGVLFSVHLKATMMKISDPIMFGHFVEVYYKDVFEKHAATFKELGVNPDLGMGDLYLKIAKLPADKKAEIEADIQEVYKKQPPLAMVDSDKGITNLHASNDIIIDASMPVVIRDSGGMWGPDGKLHDVKCVVPDRCYSRWYQVCVDFCKKHGQFDPTTMGSTSNVGLMAQKAEEYGSHDKTFKIAADGTVRVVDEAGNVLIQHDVEAGDIWRGCQAKDLPIQDWVKLAVRRARATGAPAIFWLDKNRAHDAQMIEKVNKYLKDHDTNGLDIQIMAPVEAMQFTCERAKAGKDTITVTGNALRDYLTDLFPILELGTSAKMLSIVPLLAGGGLFETGAGGSAPKHVQQFVQEGYLRWDSLGEFLALAVSLEHLAATFKNEKAQLLADTLDQANTKFLDQNKNPARKVGQIDNRGSHFYLAMYWAEALAAQTKDADLAARFAKVAKQLQENEEKINAELIGAQGKPQDLGGYYNTDPVKTEKAMRPSATLNAIVDAI; encoded by the coding sequence TGTTGCCGGTAGAATTATCGCAAATTTCCCCGACTATTTAACCCCTGAACAGAGGATGCCGGATTATCTGGCTGAGCTGGGGGAGCTGACCCAGAAGCCTGAGGCCAACATCATCAAACTGCCCAACGTCAGTGCCTCAATTCCTCAGTTGAAGGCAGCCATCAAGGAACTGCAGGAGCAGGGATATAAGCTGCCTGACTATCCTGAAGAGCCGAAAACCGATGCAGAAAAAGAGTTGCATGCCCGTTACGCCAAGTGTCTGGGAAGCGCAGTTAACCCGGTTCTGCGTGAAGGTAACTCTGACCGCCGTTCGGCAAAGGCTGTTAAAGAATATGCCAAAAAGCATCCCCACAAGATGGGCGCATGGTCTGCCGATTCCAAAACCCATGTATCTTGGATGGAGTCGTCTGACTTCTATGAGAATGAAAAATCAGTAACCATGGAAAAAGCCGGCAACGTAAAGATTGAGTTTGTTGATAAGGCCGGTAACGTCACCGTGTTGAAAGAGAAACTGGCGCTGCAGGCCGGTGAGATTCTTGACGGCACTTTCATGAGCGCCAAGGCACTGCGTAAATTCATTCAGGAGCAGATTGATGATGCCAAGGCCAAAGGGGTACTGTTCTCAGTTCACCTGAAAGCCACCATGATGAAAATCTCCGACCCGATTATGTTTGGTCATTTTGTTGAGGTCTACTACAAAGATGTCTTTGAAAAGCATGCCGCAACCTTCAAGGAGCTTGGCGTTAACCCTGATCTTGGTATGGGTGACCTCTATCTGAAGATTGCCAAACTTCCTGCTGATAAAAAAGCTGAAATCGAAGCTGATATTCAGGAGGTCTACAAGAAGCAGCCGCCTCTTGCCATGGTTGATTCCGACAAGGGGATCACCAACCTGCACGCCAGTAACGACATCATCATCGATGCTTCCATGCCGGTGGTTATCCGTGATTCCGGCGGTATGTGGGGCCCGGACGGCAAGCTGCACGATGTCAAGTGCGTCGTACCTGATCGTTGCTATTCCCGCTGGTATCAGGTATGCGTTGATTTTTGCAAGAAGCATGGCCAGTTTGATCCGACCACCATGGGCTCAACCTCTAACGTTGGTCTGATGGCTCAGAAGGCAGAAGAGTACGGTTCACACGACAAGACCTTCAAGATTGCAGCAGACGGTACCGTGCGGGTTGTTGATGAGGCAGGCAATGTGCTGATTCAGCACGACGTTGAAGCAGGTGACATCTGGCGTGGTTGCCAGGCCAAAGACCTGCCGATTCAGGACTGGGTCAAGCTGGCAGTACGTCGCGCCCGTGCAACCGGTGCACCGGCCATCTTCTGGCTGGACAAGAATCGTGCACATGATGCCCAGATGATTGAAAAGGTTAACAAGTACCTGAAGGATCACGACACCAACGGTCTCGATATCCAGATTATGGCACCGGTTGAAGCTATGCAGTTTACCTGCGAGCGTGCAAAGGCTGGTAAAGATACCATCACCGTTACCGGTAATGCCCTGCGGGATTACTTGACCGACCTGTTCCCGATTCTTGAGCTGGGTACCAGTGCCAAGATGCTTTCCATCGTGCCGCTGTTGGCTGGTGGAGGTCTCTTTGAAACCGGTGCAGGCGGTTCTGCTCCCAAGCATGTGCAGCAGTTTGTTCAGGAAGGTTATCTGCGTTGGGATTCACTGGGCGAGTTCCTGGCTCTGGCTGTTTCCCTTGAGCACTTGGCTGCTACCTTCAAGAACGAGAAGGCTCAGCTGCTGGCTGACACCTTGGATCAGGCTAACACCAAGTTCCTGGATCAGAACAAGAACCCGGCTCGTAAGGTTGGTCAGATCGATAACCGTGGCAGCCACTTCTACCTGGCCATGTACTGGGCAGAGGCACTGGCTGCTCAGACCAAGGACGCAGATCTGGCAGCGCGTTTCGCCAAGGTAGCCAAGCAGCTTCAGGAGAATGAAGAGAAGATCAATGCAGAACTGATCGGCGCTCAGGGCAAACCACAGGATCTGGGTGGTTATTACAACACGGATCCGGTCAAAACTGAAAAGGCAATGCGTCCAAGTGCAACACTGAACGCTATTGTAGATGCCATTTAA
- the mdh gene encoding malate dehydrogenase yields MGRKKISLIGGGQIGGVLAQLCALRELGDVVMFDIVEGMPQGKMLDIAEASPVDGFDVCLQGTQDYKDIAGSDVVIVTAGLPRKPGMSRDDLIATNSKIMTSVAEGIKQYASNAFVIIISNPLDAMVTLCQKITGMPANRVVGQAGVLDSARFKAFIAWELGVSVKDVSAMTLGGHGDDMVPLVRYAAVNGIPVMELLEQKYGAEKAKEVMEAMVNRTRLAGGEVVALLKTGSAFYSPASSAIAMAESVLKDQKRVLPTCCLLNGEFGVNGYYVGVPAVLGASGVEKILQFKLDATEQAMMDKSVAAVKGLVDSLDSILKG; encoded by the coding sequence ATGGGACGTAAGAAGATTTCATTGATTGGTGGCGGACAGATTGGTGGCGTTCTTGCTCAACTTTGCGCACTGCGTGAACTGGGTGACGTTGTTATGTTTGACATCGTTGAAGGTATGCCCCAGGGCAAGATGCTGGACATCGCTGAGGCATCACCGGTTGATGGTTTTGACGTCTGCCTGCAGGGCACTCAGGACTACAAAGATATCGCAGGTTCCGATGTGGTTATTGTAACTGCCGGTCTGCCCCGTAAGCCCGGTATGAGCCGTGATGACCTGATCGCAACCAACTCAAAAATCATGACCTCTGTTGCAGAAGGTATCAAGCAGTACGCTTCCAACGCCTTTGTTATCATCATTTCCAACCCGCTGGATGCTATGGTTACCCTGTGCCAGAAAATCACCGGCATGCCGGCTAACCGCGTTGTCGGTCAGGCTGGCGTGCTTGACTCAGCACGCTTCAAGGCTTTCATCGCTTGGGAGCTGGGCGTGTCTGTGAAAGACGTTTCTGCCATGACTCTGGGCGGCCACGGCGACGACATGGTTCCTCTGGTGCGCTACGCTGCGGTAAACGGCATTCCTGTTATGGAACTGCTTGAGCAGAAGTACGGTGCAGAAAAGGCCAAAGAAGTCATGGAAGCCATGGTTAACCGCACCCGTCTGGCTGGTGGCGAAGTTGTTGCTCTGCTGAAGACCGGTTCTGCTTTCTACTCTCCGGCTTCTTCTGCAATCGCTATGGCAGAGTCTGTGCTGAAAGACCAGAAGCGCGTACTGCCGACCTGCTGCCTGCTGAATGGTGAGTTCGGCGTTAATGGATACTACGTTGGCGTTCCTGCTGTTCTGGGGGCAAGCGGCGTAGAAAAGATTCTGCAGTTCAAACTGGATGCAACCGAGCAAGCCATGATGGATAAGTCTGTTGCAGCAGTAAAAGGCCTGGTTGACAGCCTTGACAGCATCCTGAAAGGTTAA
- a CDS encoding 4Fe-4S binding protein → MSEEKKLPRIEIIEKYCKGCHICVEFCPTKVLEMKGFVVSVKDLEKCIKCMQCELRCPDFAIKVHAE, encoded by the coding sequence ATGTCTGAAGAAAAGAAGCTGCCACGTATTGAGATTATCGAGAAGTACTGTAAGGGCTGCCACATCTGTGTGGAGTTCTGTCCCACCAAGGTTCTTGAAATGAAAGGTTTTGTCGTCTCTGTCAAGGATCTGGAGAAGTGCATCAAGTGCATGCAGTGCGAACTGCGTTGCCCTGACTTTGCCATCAAAGTTCACGCCGAATAA
- a CDS encoding 2-oxoacid:acceptor oxidoreductase subunit alpha, producing MSKKVGFLQGNEAAAHGALYAGCKFFAGYPITPSTEVSEVLSIELPKVGGKFIQMEDEIGAMAALLGGALAGQKALTSTSGPGLSLKQELIGYGCIAEIPCVVYNVMRGGPSTGMPTGPSQSDVMCARWGTHGDHATIALMPASVQETYDMIVRAFNLAEKYRMPVHVLPDEIVAHMRERIEFREPGELEVIDRTAPSVPPSEYKPYDTKFGDVPPLAAFGSGYKFHVTGLNKLPDGFPTTKAEYVQAEEERQIRKVTANIDEIVEFEEFMLDDAEICVVAYGSTSRSARYAVNEAREKGIKAGMFRIKTFWPFPDKQIKALADKVKGFIVPEMNLGMCSLEIERCAQGKAQILGINRVDGEPINPEQILEKMKEVK from the coding sequence GTGTCAAAAAAAGTCGGTTTTTTGCAAGGTAACGAGGCAGCTGCCCACGGCGCTCTGTATGCCGGTTGCAAGTTCTTCGCCGGTTACCCCATTACCCCCTCCACAGAAGTATCGGAGGTTTTGTCCATTGAGCTGCCTAAAGTAGGCGGCAAGTTTATCCAGATGGAAGATGAGATCGGCGCCATGGCTGCCCTGTTGGGTGGTGCTCTGGCCGGCCAAAAAGCGCTGACATCCACTTCAGGCCCCGGTCTGTCCCTGAAGCAGGAGCTGATCGGCTATGGCTGCATTGCGGAGATCCCTTGCGTTGTGTACAACGTTATGCGCGGTGGCCCATCAACCGGTATGCCTACCGGACCTTCACAATCAGACGTTATGTGCGCCCGTTGGGGTACCCACGGTGACCACGCCACTATCGCCCTGATGCCTGCTTCTGTTCAGGAAACCTACGACATGATCGTACGTGCTTTCAACCTGGCAGAGAAGTACCGTATGCCGGTACACGTACTGCCGGATGAGATCGTTGCTCACATGCGTGAGCGGATTGAATTCCGTGAGCCGGGCGAACTGGAAGTAATCGATCGTACCGCTCCTTCTGTTCCTCCTTCAGAGTACAAGCCATACGATACCAAGTTCGGTGATGTGCCTCCCCTGGCTGCTTTCGGTTCCGGCTACAAGTTCCACGTAACCGGTCTGAACAAGCTGCCGGACGGCTTCCCAACCACCAAGGCTGAGTATGTCCAGGCTGAAGAAGAGCGTCAGATCCGTAAAGTTACTGCCAATATTGATGAGATTGTTGAGTTTGAAGAGTTCATGCTTGACGATGCAGAAATCTGTGTAGTTGCCTATGGTTCAACCTCCCGTTCCGCTCGTTATGCGGTGAATGAGGCACGTGAGAAGGGTATCAAGGCCGGTATGTTCCGGATCAAGACCTTCTGGCCCTTCCCGGACAAGCAGATCAAGGCCCTGGCCGATAAGGTTAAAGGCTTCATCGTACCTGAAATGAACCTGGGTATGTGCAGCCTTGAGATCGAGCGCTGCGCACAAGGCAAGGCTCAGATCCTCGGCATCAATCGTGTTGACGGCGAGCCGATCAACCCTGAGCAGATCCTTGAGAAGATGAAGGAGGTTAAGTAA
- a CDS encoding 2-oxoacid:ferredoxin oxidoreductase subunit beta: MAFDYEKFIRPGKLPHIWCPGCGHGIVMKGLIRAMDSLNLKKEETAIVSGIGCASRLPGYIDCCTLHTAHGRAAAFATGVKLAKPEMNVILVGGDGDGTAIGGNHFIHACRRNINMTYIIMNNYIYGMTGGQFSPCTPTGHKASTTPYGNPDPGFDVAKLAIGAGATFVARGTAFHANQIDKLIAEAIQHKGFSVVEILDDCPTTYGRRNKFKSVVEMMNRLKEVAVPVKAAEKMTAEQLQGKVLTGVLHKVERPEYCEEYAKVIERAGGNK; encoded by the coding sequence ATGGCTTTTGATTACGAAAAATTTATCCGTCCGGGCAAATTGCCCCATATCTGGTGCCCTGGTTGCGGCCACGGTATTGTCATGAAGGGCCTGATCCGTGCCATGGACAGCCTCAACCTGAAGAAGGAAGAGACTGCTATCGTTTCCGGTATCGGTTGTGCCTCCCGTCTGCCCGGCTACATTGATTGCTGCACCCTGCACACCGCTCACGGCCGTGCAGCTGCCTTTGCAACCGGTGTTAAGCTGGCCAAGCCTGAAATGAACGTGATCCTGGTCGGCGGCGACGGCGACGGTACTGCCATTGGTGGTAACCACTTCATCCATGCCTGCCGTCGTAACATCAACATGACCTATATCATCATGAACAACTATATCTACGGCATGACCGGTGGTCAGTTCTCACCTTGTACCCCCACCGGCCACAAGGCTTCAACCACCCCTTACGGCAACCCTGACCCGGGCTTTGACGTGGCCAAGCTGGCCATCGGTGCCGGTGCTACCTTTGTCGCCCGCGGTACTGCCTTCCACGCCAATCAGATCGACAAGCTGATTGCTGAAGCTATCCAGCACAAAGGCTTCTCAGTGGTTGAGATCCTGGATGACTGCCCCACCACCTATGGCCGTCGTAACAAGTTCAAGTCGGTCGTCGAGATGATGAACCGTCTGAAGGAAGTTGCTGTACCGGTGAAAGCTGCCGAGAAGATGACTGCCGAGCAACTGCAGGGTAAGGTGCTGACCGGTGTTCTGCACAAGGTTGAGCGTCCTGAGTACTGCGAAGAGTACGCTAAGGTTATCGAGCGTGCAGGCGGCAACAAATAG
- a CDS encoding 2-oxoacid:acceptor oxidoreductase family protein, with amino-acid sequence MARYELRFSGAGGQGLITAGIILAEAASIHEGKQAVQSQSYGPEARGGASKSEVIIDDVPVDYPKATKVDALLALTQEACDKYSADLKDSGILLYDTDLVTKLPEGGFKKVGFNIINTAKNEVGREIVANIVALGAMIALTGVVSRENGLKAVLSRVPEAFLELNEKAYAAGFDKAKAAAA; translated from the coding sequence ATGGCCAGGTATGAATTACGTTTTTCCGGCGCCGGCGGACAAGGTCTGATCACTGCGGGGATCATCCTTGCTGAGGCAGCTTCCATCCACGAAGGCAAGCAGGCAGTACAGTCCCAGAGCTATGGCCCTGAGGCTCGTGGTGGTGCTTCCAAGTCAGAGGTCATCATTGATGATGTGCCGGTTGACTACCCCAAGGCAACCAAGGTTGATGCCCTGCTGGCCCTGACCCAGGAAGCCTGTGACAAGTACAGCGCTGACCTGAAGGATTCAGGTATCCTGCTGTATGACACCGATCTGGTAACCAAGTTGCCGGAAGGTGGCTTCAAAAAGGTTGGCTTCAACATCATCAACACTGCTAAAAACGAAGTGGGCCGTGAAATTGTTGCCAACATCGTTGCCCTTGGCGCCATGATCGCCCTGACCGGCGTTGTTTCCCGTGAAAACGGCTTGAAGGCCGTTCTCTCCCGCGTGCCAGAGGCATTTCTGGAGCTGAACGAGAAGGCCTACGCTGCCGGATTCGACAAGGCAAAGGCTGCAGCTGCCTAA